Part of the Homo sapiens chromosome 1 genomic patch of type FIX, GRCh38.p14 PATCHES HG2571_PATCH genome, CTCATTGCCTCATTCTCCcagccctggtaaccaccattctatttgcCATCTCTGTGAATCTTACTACTctgggtacctcatataagtggaaacatacagcattttttcctttatgagtagtttatttcactcagcataatgtcctccggGTTCaactatgttgtagcatgtgtcggAATTCCCTTCCTTTAAAAAAGACTGTATAAATACTCCATGGTACCATATACCAAATTTTGTTTAgttatctgttgatgaacacctGGATTACTTCtacctttttgttattgttaatgCTGTTATGAGTGTTGGtgcacaaatatctcttcaagaccctgctttgaATTCTCtggggtatatactcagaagtgaaaTTTCTGAATCATACGGTAattctgttaaatattttgaagaactgCTCTACTGTTTTAGATACCATCTGCACCATTTCCCACCAACAgcacacaagggttccaatttctccatatcctaaGAACacgttatttttatttattttttcttttttatagtagccattctaatgagtgtgaggtggtatctcactgtagttttgatttccgTTTCCCTAATGATAAGTGATGCTGAGCACATTTTCActgcttgttggccatttatagaGCTTCTTCAGAGAAAGTTCTGTTCaagttcttttctcattttcagaccaggtttggcttttgttgttgccttgtaggagttctttatgtattctagatattaaccccatatcagatatatgatttacaaatattttctcctattctgtgggttgtcttttcatttggttaactgtgtcctttgatgcacagaagttagtatgatttttttttttttaaatcatggccgggcatggtggctcatgcctgtaattccagcactttgtgaggctgaggtgggtggatcacctgaggtcaggagttcaacaccagcctggccaacatggcaaaaccccatctctactaaaaatacaaaaaaaattagccgggtgtggtggtgggcacctgtaatcccagctactcaggaggctgaggtaggagaattgcttgaacatggggagtggaggttgcagtgagctgagattgcaccacggcactccagcctgggctaaagagcaagaccctgtttcaaaaaaaaatttttttttcttgtattgtcttggttttttctcttttcccctctcACGGTAGTGCTATGAGAAGGTGGAGGCAAACTGTTTGCTTTCTCTAACTCCTTTAAAAAGCTGATGCAGACTGTACCTACCCCCTGGGCACCTGCCATGATTAGTCCCTCTTTATCTGAATCTCAGCAGTGCCTAGACCTGCCTCCAATTCTCCATCCAGCTTCTCAGACCACATGTTTTGTCCAGTATCTGCTGTGTGGTCAGCAGGCTTGGGCCTCTGCTTCCTATGGCCCAGAGGGCAGCCTCTCTCCTTGAAGAACCGTGGAGTTTGGGGCAGAAGCCTTTCCTTTCACCACCACTTTGGGAATTGGAATGTAAAAGAAATTCTCTTAATCCCCATGTACACATTGGGGATAAggttctttcttttgtcttgtgTTCTAGGCAAAGGTAGGGCTCAGAGAAGGGCAGGGTATTGCAGGATGATGATGTAGAGCTGGTGGTGATGGGAAGGAGGAGTACAAATGAGTCAGTGGATAGGGAGACACATGTTAAGGCAGGGCAGCAGTGTGGGTGTAATGACACTGGGGAAACAGACAGCAGTGTGCAGCCGGGGGAGGTCAGAAACCAGTTGCTGCAATGgctctcacctgtagtcccagctactcaggaggctaaggcaggaggatcgcttgagcccaggagctcaaaaccagcctgagcaacatagggagacctcatctctaagtAAATAAAGCAATTATCATTGTGTCAGTACTTATATACTCACATACCCAAATGAAAGTGTCATAATCACAACTGTAGAAGTACTTTGCTAAGCAGTTTTTATGGATTTTATGGCACATTCAAGAAACCCATGAAACAGCTTCTGGTATTATCCCTCCTGCAAGTGAATGAGGTGAGCCTGGAAGAGATCCTAACTGGCCCATGGTTTATTTCTAGCCATAACCAGAGCTGGGGTAAAAAGCAGGGCATGTCTCTGATCAAAGCCTGGCTCTTAACCACTACACCGTCTTTGCTTCCATATCTGGATTTTGAGGCAGAAAAGTTATAACTAGGGTtagaagtttgtttgtttgtttcctggggTGGGGTTAGGTTTTAGGTAATAGACTTTGGCTAATTTACTGTCATGGCTCCTACCtgagtcccagttactcaggtggctgaagtgggtgcatcacttgagctcaggagttccaggctggagtgagctatgaccatgccactgccctccagctttggaaacaaagcaagactctgtctcttaaaaaaaaagaataagattttgGTTTTGGCTTAgattttttggattttattttgtgaTATGGTTACCAAGTAGACAGCTGTCAGAGGTCttttatgggctgggcgcagtggcttatgcctgtaatcccagcacttcaggaggccaagatgggaggattgcttgagcccaggagtttgagaccagcctgggcaacatagtgagaacctgtctctacaaaaaatgcaaacattagttaggtgtggtggcacgtgtcaatagtcccagctgttctggaggctgaggtgggaggatcacttgagcccaggaggttgaggctgcagggagccatgattgtgtcattgcactccagcctgggcaatagagtgaggccctgtctcaaaaaaaaaaaaaaaatcatttatgttACTTGTAGATTCCTGCCCACCTGAAGTTATCTGTCTTATATATTTCCCCTAGTGACTAACTCTTGTTTTACCTAACCTGAATTTCTCCTATAGAATGCCTTCTTAAGATATGCTATCTAGTGACTGTTTGGATTTGTGATTCTCAACACAGATGCAtgttggaatcacctgggagcttttagTATGTGATGGTTCCTGGGCCTCACCTCAGAGGGACTGAAAAAGAACCTCTGGGCGTGCAGTCCTGAAGTccatatttttaaagcttcctgGGTGATTCTAAAGTCAGCCAGGATTCCCAACCACTAGATTAGGCACGAAATAGACTGGTCGTTCTCACTCTTGAAGAACCAGACATCTAGACTTGACAATAGAAGACGTGTGTAAAATGGATTGCAGGGAACTGCGGTCAGGGAAGGGTGACCTTTCTTAGCCCACAGCCGTGTTGGGGATATAGGAGAGCTTGGAGATGCCCTCACAATCAGGCTGCCAGGGGCAGGCAAAAGCAAACGAGGGTAAAAGAAACTTAGCCTGCTTCGCATGTTTGCTGATTGATTTCCAGGCCTGAGGAAGAGATTCTGAGACTGGGGACAGTGGGAACACATGCTTGGCAGGTGGACAGCAGAAGTTGTTTTGAAACTAGGAGTGCAGAAATGCTCCCAACCAGACTTTTGACTGGATACCTGTCCTCTGCAACTCAGAGCCATGTTTTGATTTGGGGGATGTTTGGGGTCTCCTCTCTCATGCCAAATATTAGGCCAGGTTTCAATTGCATCCTCTGTGATAATAGTTCTGGGTTTTGacaccttttttttcccttttaggtTCAGATAATGCACGTGTTTCGAATCCCACTGTGATATGCCAGGAAGACAGCATTGAAGAGGAGTGGATGGGTTTACTGGAGTACCTTTCGAGAAtctctatttgtaaaatgaagaaaggtAAGCGACTGGGGTGGTGCTTCTAGTTGAGTTTTAAGACCTGGTTCAGGAGGCTCTGGGAAGCTGAGCAGCTGGGTAACTTGGCCATACTATAGGTTCCTGCTCTTTGGAATGCAAAGGCCTGTCTCAGGAAATCCATTGTCAGTTGAAGAAACAAATTCATGTTTGTGTGGCTCTTGCAGTCCCAGAGCCAGCGGCGGTGATTAAGCGTTTCAAGTTTGATAAGGCATAGGATGCAGATTACTTAAAGGAATAAGATTGATTCAAATGATCTTTGGGCTGGTAGCTACACATAGAGATGGGCCTTCTGCTCAGCTGTGTATCTTAAAAACTTGACACCAGAGATTCTCGGCACCTTTCCTACCCAGTGGGGAGGAGCTGCACCTTCCATTTCTCCATTCCGGTTACCACTCGCTTCCGATGACAGGCCCCAGCTGAGAGCGCATCTCAGGTGGATGTGTGTATACTTTCCCCCTAACTTCCTGTCTTTGCCGTAGATTACCGTAAGAAGTACAGAAAGTACGTGAGAAGCAGATTCCAGTGCATTGAAGACAGGAATGCCCGTCTGGGTGAGAGTGTGAGCCTCAACAAACGCTACACACGACTGCGTCTCATCAAGGAGCACCGGAGCCAGCAGGAGAGGGAGCAGGAGCTTCTGGCCATCGGCAAGACCAAGACGTGTGAGAGCCCCGTGAGTCCcattaagatggagttgctgttTGACCCCGATGATGAGCATTCTGAGCCTGTGCACACCGTGGTGTTCCAGGGGGCGGCAGGGATTGGGAAAACAATCCTGGCCAGGAAGATGATGTTGGACTGGGCGTCGGGGACACTCTACCAAGACAGGTTTGACTATCTGTTCTATATCCACTGTCGAGAGGTGAGCCTTGTGACACAGAGGAGCCTGGGGGACCTGATCATGAGCTGCTGCCCCGACCCAAACCCACCCATCCACAAGATCGTGAGAAAACCCTCCAGAATCCTCTTCCTCATGGACGGCTTCGATGAGCTGCAAGGTGCCTTTGACGAGCACATAGGACCGCTCTGCACTGACTGGCAGAAGGCCGAGCGGGGAGACATTCTCCTGAGCAGCCTCATCAGAAAGAAGCTGCTTCCCGAGGCCTCTCTGCTCATCACCACGAGACCTGTGGCCCTGGAGAAACTGCAGCACTTGCTGGACCATCCTCGGCATGTGGAGATCCTGGGTTTCTCCGAGGCCAAAAGGAAAGAGTACTTCTTCAAGTACTTCTCTGATGAGGCCCAAGCCAGGGCAGCCTTCAGTCTGATTCAGGAGAACGAGGTCCTCTTCACCATGTGCTTCATCCCCCTGGTCTGCTGGATCGTGTGCACTGGACTGAAACAGCAGATGGAGAGTGGCAAGAGCCTTGCCCAGACATCCAAGACCACCACCGCGGTGTAcgtcttcttcctttccagtttgctGCAGCCCCGGGGAGGGAGCCAGGAGCACGGCCTCTGCGCCCACCTCTGGGGGCTCTGCTCTTTGGCTGCAGATGGAATCTGGAACCAGAAAATCCTGTTTGAGGAGTCCGACCTCAGGAATCATGGACTGCAGAAGGCGGATGTGTCTGCTTTCCTGAGGATGAACCTGTTCCAAAAGGAAGTGGACTGCGAGAAGTTCTACAGCTTCATCCACATGACTTTCCAGGAGTTCTTTGCCGCCATGTACTACCTgctggaagaggaaaaggaaggaaggacgaaCGTTCCAGGGAGTCGTTTGAAGCTTCCCAGCCGAGACGTGACAGTCCTTCTGGAAAACTATGGCAAATTCGAAAAGGggtatttgatttttgttgtaCGTTTCCTCTTTGGCCTGGTAAACCAGGAGAGGACCTCCTACTTGGAGAAGAAATTAAGTTGCAAGATCTCTCAGCAAATCAGGCTGGAGCTGCTGAAATGGATTGAAGTGAAAGCCAAAGCTAAAAAGCTGCAGATCCAGCCCAGCCAGCTGGAATTGTTCTACTGTTTGTACGAGATGCAGGAGGAGGACTTCGTGCAAAGGGCCATGGACTATTTCCCCAAGATTGAGATCAATCTCTCCACCAGAATGGACCACATGGTTTCTTCCTTTTGCATTGAGAACTGTCATCGGGTGGAGTCACTGTCCCTGGGGTTTCTCCATAACATGcccaaggaggaagaggaggaggaaaaggaaggccGACACCTTGATATGGTGCAGTGTGTCCTCCCAAGCTCCTCTCATGCTGCCTGTTCTCATGGGTAAGGAAACTCGGCTTCCAGGTGCTTCCTCCTGCTTCCTCGCCAGCTTCTTCTTGGCGCTTGCCTCCTCTCATCTCTTTTCAACTATCTTCCAAATACTGTTGCCACAGCTACATCATAATGCCACCACTGTCTGTTTGAGACTCCTTCATGAGCAAAGATTGATGTATGGTAGGTGGATAAAtgggatgaggaaaaaaaaaataaaacaaggaacaAATGTTTGGGGAATGCCAGTTTAGCACAAGGTATTAAGTAGGATGTAGGATTGCCTACAAATATTTGTCAACTGAAATTTCTTGTAAGCTACTTGGAGCACTAGTGCCTAAGAGTCAGTCAATGTCTGTGGGGCAGAACAATGCCAGAGAGTCTGTGTCCCAGGAGCGAGGGGACAGAGGGCCTCAGAGCTGGAGGCTGGGGGGATGTTTCTTAGAAATGTGCAATCTAAGCCTCCTTTAAGGAATGGTGGGACCTGGGCGCATAGAGAAGAAATTAAAGGAATTCTGCACTGAAGACTGGTatgagccaaatcatgaatgcaGTCTGAGAAAAAGTGTGTGCAGGTGACAGTGGAGAGAGACACAGTTTCCTTGGAAAAAAACATGATGAAGGTAAATCAAGGGAAATAGAGCAGAAATGTGGAGACCCTCTTTCTAGGCCCCCATGTTGCTCTGCACTGGGCATTGCCAAAACCCCGTTTTCGGGTCTGTTCACACACTTGCTGGGTGGTTGGAAGCTAGTGGCCAAGTCTGTGCAATGAAGTGGTTGAGTCACCTGACTTCTGAGTCCCTTTTGGGTTTATCGTTCAGTGCCTCCTGCAGAAGGACCACCCACAGTGGTTGTAGGAAGGTGGCCACCCTGTGATGTGTGAGTTTAGCCTGGATAGAAGACACTTGACGTGGGGCAAAATTAAGGGAAACAGGAGGCTTGGCCCTTCCACAGGCAACAATGAGTTTCAGCTTTCTTGATCCGTTGACATTACCATGACCAGGACCACCTTCCTAGTCATGGTTTGGCCATGAAGGACTGACTGCCCACAGGGCCGCAGTGGTGGTGAAGACCCAGGTCCTGGTCACAGGGACTTGAGGTCTGGCTGTGGGACAGTCCGGAAACAAGTGCAGATGTCGGGGAGGGGGTCATGGGCTCTGACAAGGAAACTTGCAGAGTATCCAAAGCACAAGGGGACGAACCTGTTCACCAGCGGGGCACGGGTGGGTGTCCCCGCTCAGCCAGCTTCCGGAGGATGGGcagtgagagagtgagagaaggaaaggggcagccaggctgggggctTACGGTGTTGAGAGAGAGGGCAGGTGTGGGAAAGCAGGGTACGGTTTCTACGGCAGCAAACAGTTCCGAGTGACTGGAAAAAAGACAGTTGTCTTCATTCAtcaggttgccataacaaaacactGCAGGCTGGTTGGCTTATAAgcaaaaggaaggttcaccttacggttctggaggctgggaagtccatgatCCAGGCTCTGGCAGATCTGGTGTTTGGTGAGGGCCTGTTCCCTGGTCgatggtgccttctcactgtgtccttacatggtgaagaggcaaggcagctctctggggtccctttccTAAGgacagcaatcccactcctgagggctccaccctcataacTTAACCACACCTCAAAGGCCCCATCGCCTGATACGTCAtgttgagggttaggatttcagcgTATGGATTTTGgggcacacaaacattcagaccatagaaaTGGGAGAAGAAGAgtaagacagagagaaaagtagGCAGAACTACTCATTAAGAGTGAGGTGGAAGGTGGAGAGGGCAGGGAGACCTTATGAAGATCACACATCTGTGAGGAAGGTTTGCACACTCTCACTGAAGCCCCGGTAGGAGGCTCAGCACCCATTTCTCTAGATAGCACCTTCCTTCCTCTGAGGACAGATTCTGACTGGAGCCCTGGTAGGGGGCTCAGCACCCATCCCTCTAGATGGCACCTGCCTTACTCTGAGGACAGACTCTCACTGAAGCCCCGGTAGGAGGCTCAGCACCCATTTCTCTAGATAGCACCTTCCTTCCTCTGAGGACAGACTCTGATTGGAGCCCTGGCAGGGGGCTCAGCACCCATTTCTCTAGATAGCACCTTCCTTCCTCTGAGGACAGACTCTCACTGAAGCCCCGGTAGGAGGCTCAGCACCCATTTCTCTAGATAGCACCTTCCTTCCTCTGAGGACAGACTCTGATTGGAGCCCTGGCAGGGGGCTCAGCACCCATCCCTCTAGATGGCACCTGCCTTACTCTGAGGACAGACTCTCACTGAAGCCCCGGTAGGAGGCTCAGCAACCATTTCTCTAGATAGCACCTTCCTTCCTCTGAGGACAGACTCTGATTGGAGCCCTGGCAGGGGGCTCAGCACCCATTTCTCTAGATAGCACCTTCCTTCCTCTGAGGACAGACTCTCACTGAAGCCCCGGTAGGAGGCTCAGCACCCATTTCTCTAGATAGCACCTTCCTTCCTCAGGACAGACTCTGACTGGAACCCTGGTAGGGGGCTCAGCACCCATCCCTCTAGATGGCACCTGCCTTACTCTGAGGACAGACTCTGACGGGAGCCCTGGTAGGGGGCTCAGCACCCATCCCTCTAGATGGCACCTGCCTTACTCTGAGGACAGACTCTGACTGGAGCCCTGGTAGGGGGCTCAGCACCCATCTTTCTAGATGGCAGCTGCCTTACTCTGAGGGCAGGAGCTTGCTTTGTATGTTCCAGTCCCTTCTGAGAACCAGAAGCCTGAGCATCTATTAGAAATGCAGGATTGTGGACCCAATCTTAGACCTAGAGAGCTAGACTTTGCATTTGAATGAGAGCTACAGGTGATTCAAAGGTGACTGCATgtgtgggtgcagtggctcttgcctgtaatcctaggttttgggaggccaagatggggggattgcttgaagccaggaattcaagtccTACCTGAGCAGCAAAGTGAGAGCACCtctctacagaaaaacaaaagcaaaaatgtgaCTGCATGTTGGAGCCACCtggctttttttaaataaaaaagatccatatagctggacacagtgactcgtgcctgtaacctcagctactcgggaggctgaggcaagaggattgcttgagcccaggagtttgaggctgcagtgagctatgatcatggcactgcattccagcttgggtttcatctgaaaaaaaatttaaaaaattcatctaGTTCCACCTCAGagcttctgattttatttccatGGATGTGGCCTGGGCTTgcgattttctttttcttttttttttttttgagatgaagtcttgctctgttgcccaggctggagtgctgtggcatgatcttggctcactgcaacttccacctcccaggttcaagtgattctcctgcctcagcctccctaatagctgggatgacaggctcgtgccaccacacccaattaatttttgtatttttagtagagagagggtttcaccatgttggccaggctgatcttgaactcctgacctcaggtgatctgcccgcctcggcctcccaaagtgctgggattacaggtgtgagccaccatgcccagcctggcctgaGGATTTTTGTGAGCACTCCTGATGCTGTTGTGTAGCCAGGAGTGAGGACTGCCCTCTGATCACCCAGCACAGAACGTTCAGGGCCATGTTGGGACAGTGGACTGGTAAGGGCGAGAGGAGGACACTGGGGAGCAGGCTGTAGGGTGCCACAGTCCGCCACAGTCACAGGCTCATGCTCTCCGTCCGAGAGGAGGCAGAACTGCTTTTACCAAGGCTCATCCAGCcctcttcatttctctgggaacAATTTTTGGTTTCGTGACCCATTTCTTAATCCCCGGAAGGCATTTCTCTGAACTGGTGCCAGGCACCCCGGCCCCCAGCTCCAGTTAGTTATTATTCGAGGctgatttcttttctgtctgtcttCCTTCTAATTCCTAGATTGGTGAACAGCCACCTCACTTCCAGTTTTTGCCGGGGCCTCTTTTCAGTTCTGAGCACCAGCCAGAGTCTAACTGAATTGGACCTCAGTGACAATTCTCTGGGGGACCCAGGGATGAGAGTGTTGTGTGAAACGCTCCAGCATCCTGGCTGTAACATTCGGAGATTGTGGTGAGTCCCCGTGCATGTGATCTGTGTGAGTGCAAGTtcatatgagagagagagagagaaacagactgGAGAAAGATCTTCAGGACCAGGTTGCTGgtgtggtttctttcttttctttttctttttttctttttttgaggcagagttttgctcttattgcccaggctggagtgcaatgccgtgacctcggctcactgcaatctctgcctcctgggttcaagtgattctcctgcctcagcctcctgagtagctgggattacaggcacccaccaccatacccagctaattttttgtatttttagtagagatggggtttcatcatgttgtccaggctagtctcgaagtcctgacctcaggtgatccgcccgcctcggcctcccaaaatgctgggattacaggcatgagccaccgcacccggccggtgGTGTGGTttctgctgtaacaaagtgccacagactgaatggcttcaacaacaaaaattcattttcttgcagttctgaggccgaaagtctaagatcaaggtgtcagcagggttggtttcttctgaggccgcCCTCCTTGGTTTGTAGATGCCCCCTTCTCCCTGTGTACTGATGCCATCTTgccttggggggaagagtggccTAGTCTCCTCTTCTTACAGGGACAGCAGTCCTGATGGATTAGGCACAGTCAGGCATGACTACACAAGACCTAATGTTAATCTAGTCACTCCTTTAAAGACCCCATTTCCCAAAACAGCCACATTATGAGGTCTtgaggattagggcttcaacatgtaaatttttGGGGGGGCACAGTTCAGCCCAGAACAAGTGAGAAGGTAGAATGGGTTGGAGGCCAGCTGGGGAAGTTTTGTGTGGGGAAGAATGAATgaggaactaaaaaaaaagtcatttcttgAAACAACCATGATGCTCGATATATTCCATTTCCTCATGGGCCATGTTCATAGATGAGAGTTGGAGAATTTGCCATTTACAACAATGGCAACCTCACctaaaaactatgaaaatactttttttttttttctttgagacaggacctctctctgtcacccaggctggagtgtgtgatcacagcttactgcagcctcgacctcccaggctcaagcaatcctcccacctcagctcccccgagtagctgggactacaggcatgcaccaccatgctggctaatttttgtattttttttgtagagatgtggtctcatcacgttgcccagcctggtcagAATGCTTTGTATGGGTTGAAATGTCACAGGGAATCTCCTGTGACTTTATTAATAATGTGcttgctcacacctgtagtcccagctactcgggaggctgaggcaggagaactgtgtgtacccgggaggcggagatggcagtgagccgagatcgtgccattgcactccagcctgggtgacagagcgagattccatttcaaaataataataataataataataataaaaaatgtgctTGCTTTCTCCCACACCATGAATCAGATTCACACGCCCCACCGCGCTGGTGCCTGGGCCGCCTCACTAGCTCTGTTTCATTCCCTGCTCTGTGGACGCATGCAGGCGTCTGCATTTTTGAGGAGCTGCACAGCAAGTGTTAAAGTCCGCCACTCTAGGACATTTTGCTACCTCCCTCTCCGGCTCAACACACTCACCTTGTCACCAGTCTTATCAATTTTTCCTCCTACCCGAGCTGTTTTCCACTTTTCCTCGTCCTCACCCCACCAGCCCAGGTCCAGCAACTGTCACCACTTGCCTGGACACGCAGTGACCTCCTAGACCATCAGCTCCCCGGGGATGGGGTTTGCGTTTGTTTGTCTTGCTGTCATCTTTGCCACGCCTGGACAGACATCTTAGTACCCATCAGTGGTCAAAAGCACGCACTGAATGAATGTTGGCTCTTTGGTCTCCCTGTGTCTGCCTTTTTCCCTCACCCGACCATTCTCTGCACAAAAGTAAGATGGTCCTTTAGAAAATTCTGATTCGATTGTGCTGTTCGGTGGCTTAAATGCTTTCTGTCTgctctgctctttattttttactttatgtatttatttttgtagatgtaGGGGGCGCAAGAGCAGCTTTGTTTCATGGATATGTTACTGCACAGTGGTAGTGTCTGGGCTTTTACTGTAACtacccctttttttttgagatggactctcgccgtgttgcccaggctggagtacagtggagtgatctcggctcactgcaacatccacctcctgggttcaagcaattcttcgagtagttgggattacaggcatgggccaccacgcccagctgatttttgtatttttagtagggacaaggtttcaccgtattggctaggctggtctcaaactcctgacctcgtgatccacccgcctcggcctcccaaagtgctgggattacaggcgtgagccaccgtgcccggccttagtGTAACTcttacccaaatagtgaacattgtacccaataaatAATTTTCCAGCCCTCACCTggctcccaccctcccacccttctgAGGCTCTAGTGTCTATCATTCCATGCTCTATGGATGTTACCctttgtttagctcccacttgtaagtgagaacgtgtggtatttgactctgtttctgagttgtttcacttaaggtaatggcctccagttccatctgtgtgGCTTCAAAGATgtgacttcattcttttctatggctgagcagtattccattatgtatatagaTCACACTCTTCATCTTTGCTCTTTTGGTAAATTTCAAATCGTAGTGCCATGGAGACTGGTTGTTTGGGACATTTAACCTTATTTCTCCAACTTCATGCCCAAATTCTCTCCCCACTGCCATTGCCCCTGTATGATTCTGGAGAGGCAGACACAAACAGGGAAGGGTAGGGGACAGTGAGATGCTTCGCAGAGAAGTAGAGATCCATTTGTCCATTTGCTTGAAGTTGGTGTAAGGATAGGGACAGAAAGGAAGGTGGTCTAACAGGCTCCAGGACCTATGAACTATTGCCCTGGAAAGAAGCTAGAATGTTGTTCTTGCCCCCATGACAGGGATAAAGTATAGTTTTtgttgctggtggtggtggtgacggtgGTAGtgatgtgcgtgtgtgtttgtgtgcatgtgtgtgacgGGGAAACTAATCAAGAATCAGAGCTGCAGCGGGAtgtggaatcccagcactttgagaggctgaggtgggcagatcacctgagcccaggagttcaaaaccagcctgagcaagctggtgagaccttgtctttagaagataataataataataaaaataaaatataaataaaataaaatggctaagcatggtagcacatgcctgtatttgcagccacttgggaggctgaggcaggtggatcccttgagcccaggagttcgaggtggcagtgagctatga contains:
- the NLRP3 gene encoding NACHT, LRR and PYD domains-containing protein 3 isoform d (isoform d is encoded by transcript variant 5; The RefSeq protein aligns at 85% coverage compared to this genomic sequence), with product MASTRCKLARYLEDLEDVDLKKFKMHLEDYPPQKGCIPLPRGQTEKADHVDLATLMIDFNGEEKAWAMAVWIFAAINRRDLYEKAKRDEPKWGSDNARVSNPTVICQEDSIEEEWMGLLEYLSRISICKMKKDYRKKYRKYVRSRFQCIEDRNARLGESVSLNKRYTRLRLIKEHRSQQEREQELLAIGKTKTCESPVSPIKMELLFDPDDEHSEPVHTVVFQGAAGIGKTILARKMMLDWASGTLYQDRFDYLFYIHCREVSLVTQRSLGDLIMSCCPDPNPPIHKIVRKPSRILFLMDGFDELQGAFDEHIGPLCTDWQKAERGDILLSSLIRKKLLPEASLLITTRPVALEKLQHLLDHPRHVEILGFSEAKRKEYFFKYFSDEAQARAAFSLIQENEVLFTMCFIPLVCWIVCTGLKQQMESGKSLAQTSKTTTAVYVFFLSSLLQPRGGSQEHGLCAHLWGLCSLAADGIWNQKILFEESDLRNHGLQKADVSAFLRMNLFQKEVDCEKFYSFIHMTFQEFFAAMYYLLEEEKEGRTNVPGSRLKLPSRDVTVLLENYGKFEKGYLIFVVRFLFGLVNQERTSYLEKKLSCKISQQIRLELLKWIEVKAKAKKLQIQPSQLELFYCLYEMQEEDFVQRAMDYFPKIEINLSTRMDHMVSSFCIENCHRVESLSLGFLHNMPKEEEEEEKEGRHLDMVQCVLPSSSHAACSHGLGRCGLSHECCFDISLVLSSNQKLVELDLSDNALGDFGIRLLCVGLKHLLCNLKKLWLVSCCLTSACCQDLASVLSTSHSLTRLYVGENALGDSGVAILCEKAKNPQCNLQKLGLVNSGLTSVCCSALSSVLSTNQNLTHLYLRGNTLGDKGIKLLCEGLLHPDCKLQVLELDNCNLTSHCCWDLSTLLTSSQSLRKLSLGNNDLGDLGVMMFCEVLKQQSCLLQNLGLSEMYFNYETKSALETLQEEKPELTVVFEPSW